A stretch of Oreochromis aureus strain Israel breed Guangdong linkage group 11, ZZ_aureus, whole genome shotgun sequence DNA encodes these proteins:
- the scn1ba gene encoding sodium channel, voltage-gated, type I, beta a, with translation MSAVKELLLLLPLVLLALEAPLCYGACVEVDSDTEAVINEGFKLGCIYCKMRGEVDATATVKWSFKGSGDSDFSDVSTDCTFIIMQGDEIIDPRFYERLVWNGSKHTRDLQDGSIYILNVTYNDTGTYKCEFSRLLKYSNYDYQTAIEKNITINVVARLTRGMASILSEVMMYVSIIGLQFWLLVEMIYCYRKISAAGEEALRESAEEYLAIASESKDNCAGAQVAE, from the exons CGCCGCTGTGCTACGGGGCCTGCGTGGAAGTGGACTCGGACACAGAGGCTGTTATCAACGAGGGCTTCAAGCTGGGCTGCATCTACTGTAAGATGAGAGGCGAGGTGGATGCCACGGCCACCGTCAAATGGTCCTTCAAAGGTTCAGGCGACAGCGACTTCTCAGATGTAAGCACGGA CTGTACATTTATAATAATGCAGGGGGACGAGATCATTGACCCACGTTTCTACGAGCGTCTTGTCTGGAACGGCAGCAAGCATACCAGGGACCTGCAGGATGGCTCCATCTACATCCTCAATGTGACCTACAATGACACTGGAACCTACAAATGCGAATTTAGCCGGCTCCTCAAATACAGCAACTATGACTACCAAACGGCCATCGAGAAGAACATCACCATTAATGTGGTTGCACGGC TTACCCGGGGAATGGCGTCCATCTTGTCTGAGGTGATGATGTACGTCTCCATCATCGGGCTGCAGTTTTGGCTCTTGGTTGAGATGATTTACTGCTACAGGAAGATCTCGGCAGCAGGAGAGGAAGCTCTGAGAGAGAGCGC GGAGGAGTATTTAGCTATAGCATCGGAAAGTAAAGATAATTGTGCAGGTGCACAAGTGGCAGAATAG